The Henckelia pumila isolate YLH828 unplaced genomic scaffold, ASM3356847v2 CTG_461:::fragment_3, whole genome shotgun sequence genome window below encodes:
- the LOC140872027 gene encoding uncharacterized protein — MEFQSLTRRELQSLCKRNNIPANITNVAMADALKSLKFVEGIEEMSQPNESESAQSSIESPAKSEVTSPYVPPTGGRTTRQRTIAKEEPQTLGPMTRTRGTARKTHAKNKEESRADATETPAVAAQPSRRRVPVTSALRKMESQFKECAEEDEKKGVPLTPVALEVTSRRRGLNKESEARRVYNSTRRSARLAEKNVEISSEVKNEKPEILRSDLFIKEEDKNVEMNVKEVSIGVHEVSEITGVEVETSLEENFKKMDGTEVSSGGKQDIPDENDESKLESNVEEKLSQNSELDDHNLEMDQCIDAGDEQLSVHCETGSELDGDRADETETSNGGNVAMTLDESNVEETLSQQSETDEPNPEMDLCIDAGVEQSNVLYETGLELNGERTDETEPSMTLNESNVEEILSQQSETDEPNPEIDLCIDAGVEQSSALYETGSALNAERANETEPSIGVNVATTLNENNDFEDGDDDVKQDEVGKENETNPTSEVDNEVQQASEEELVRDKIAAEEEVSESVLASINCQLNCSKSAAVDSPLRLNADFHEINVEERQDDTGDEKESNPIEETECGQILCHEFENLLPEASEKADSPSSDAVDIKNSPIKHFGGLEGAATVHSPVLNAADFLKEINTSGIEFELGSSMPLKSLTPTKKSASKPSATKKKIADVSDNKENIGSCGSKLVLKKERVKIAKDIAEKSMDLNDFSMRSKLVLKKERVKIAKDIAEKSMDLNDFSMRKLTKMLKERLQITNKSSEDENGNKATTRPALQALPENKQTAE, encoded by the exons ATGGAATTTCAGAGTCTTACGAGGAGGGAGTTGCAATCTCTGTGCAAGAGGAATAACATTCCTGCCAACATCACCAATGTAGCTATGGCAGACGCTCTCAAATCTCTGAAGTTT GTTGAAGGGATTGAGGAGATGTCACAACCCAATGAATCCGAATCAGCTCAATCATCAATTGAATCCCCTGCAAAATCAGAGGTAACATCTCCATATGTTCCTCCAACTGGTGGGAGGACTACACGCCAGAGAACTATTGCAAAAGAAGAGCCCCAAACTTTGGGACCAATGACTAGGACACGGGGAACAGCTAGAAAAACTCATGCCAAAAACAAGGAGGAATCAAGAGCGGACGCAACCGAAACTCCAGCAGTGGCGGCCCAACCTTCGAGAAGGAGGGTTCCAGTTACCTCCGCTTTAAGGAAAATGGAGTCACAGTTTAAGGAATGCGCAGAAGAGGACGAAAAGAAGGGTGTTCCATTGACTCCAGTAGCATTGGAAGTTACCAGTCGGAGAAGGGGATTGAATAAGGAGAGCGAGGCTAGGCGAGTTTATAACAGCACTCGTCGATCAGCAAGGTTGGCAGAGAAGAATGTGGAGATATCGAGTGAGGTGAAGAATGAAAAGCCTGAGATTTTGAGGAGTGATTTGTTTATTAAAGAAGAAGATAAAAACGTGGAGATGAACGTGAAAGAGGTCTCAATTGGTGTGCATGAAGTCTCAGAAATTACTG GGGTCGAAGTAGAAACATCCTTGGAggagaattttaagaaaatggaTGGTACAGAAGTTTCTTCAGGTGGAAAACAAGATATACCAGATGAAAATGATGAAAGCAAACTAGAAAGCAATGTAGAAGAGAAACTGAGCCAGAACTCTGAACTTGATGATCATAACCTGGAGATGGATCAGTGTATTGATGCAGGAGATGAACAACTAAGCGTCCATTGTGAGACAGGATCAGAGCTGGATGGGGACAGAGCCGATGAAACAGAAACTTCTAATGGTGGAAATGTCGCAATGACACTGGATGAGAGCAATGTGGAAGAGACACTGAGCCAGCAATCTGAAACTGATGAACCTAACCCTGAGATGGATCTGTGTATAGATGCTGGAGTTGAACAGTCGAACGTCCTGTATGAGACAGGATTGGAACTGAATGGGGAGAGAACCGATGAAACAGAACCTTCTATGACACTTAACGAGAGCAATGTGGAAGAGATACTAAGCCAGCAATCTGAAACTGATGAACCTAACCCTGAGATTGATCTGTGTATTGATGCTGGAGTTGAACAATCAAGCGCCCTATATGAGACAGGATCAGCGCTGAATGCGGAGAGAGCCAATGAAACAGAACCTTCTATCGGTGTAAATGTGGCAACGACACTGAATGAGAACAATGACTTTGAAGATGGCGATG ATGATGTGAAGCAAGATGAGGTAGGAAAAGAAAATGAAACGAACCCGACTAGTGAAGTGGATAATGAAGTGCAACAAGCCAGTGAAGAAGAGCTGGTGAGAGACAAAATAGCTGCTGAGGAGGAGGTATCTGAGAGTGTACTTGCCAGCATAAACTGTCAGCTCAATTGCTCGAAGAGTGCAGCTGTTGATTCTCCTCTTCGTCTGAATGCTGACTTCCATGAAATCAACG TCGAGGAAAGGCAGGATGATACAGGAGATGAAAAGGAGTCGAACCCGATTGAAGAAACAGAATGCGGACAAATTTTATGCCATGAATTTGAAAATCTACTACCTGAAGCAAGTGAAAAAGCTGACTCACCTTCTTCAGATGCAGTTGACATAAAGAATTCCCCAATCAAACATTTTGGTGGTTTAGAGGGTGCTGCAACAGTTCATTCTCCTGTACTGAATGCTGCTGATTTCCTAAAAGAAATCAATACCTCTGGCATAGAATTTGAACTAGGCAGTTCCATGCCACTAAAGTCTTTGACACCAACCAAGAAATCTGCAAGCAAGCCATCTGCTACAAAGAAAAAGATTGCTGATGTTTCGGATAACAAAGAAAACATTGGCAGTTGCGGTAGTAAACTGGTTCTTAAAAAAGAGAGAGTAAAAATAGCTAAAGACATTGCAGAGAAGAGCATGGATTTGAATGATTTCAGTATGAGAAGTAAATTGGTTCTTAAAAAAGAGAGAGTAAAAATAGCTAAAGACATTGCAGAGAAGAGCATGGATTTGAATGATTTCAGTATGAGAAAGCTGACCAAGATGTTGAAAGAGAGACTACAGATCACAAATAAATCGAGCGAAGATGAAAATGGCAATAAG GCGACAACGAGGCCAGCTCTGCAAGCACTTCCAGAGAACAAACAGACTGCGGAATGA
- the LOC140872209 gene encoding ADP-ribosylation factor, translated as MGQAFGKFYDNLFGESQIRIVMHGLACGGKTTVLYKLHTGVAPPDIPTVGFNVEEVRYRDITFTIWDMGGADRTRSIWRHFFINTVALIYVVDSADRERIGWAKERFQAIISHPYMVNAVILVFANKQDIEGAMTPTEVCEGLGLYEVKDRKWHIQATCAVKGEGLNEGLAWLACKLQDNKAAAKIPYDHQAAVEYDRQDGNGW; from the exons ATGGGACAAGCCTTTGGCAAGTTCTATGATAATCTCTTTGGCGAATCTCAGATTCGG ATCGTGATGCATGGGCTGGCTTGTGGTGGCAAGACAACTGTTCTGTATAAGCTTCACACCGGAGTGGCTCCGCCGGACATTCCTACAGTTGGTTTCAACGTGGAGGAGGTACGATATCGGGATATAACGTTCACGATATGGGATATGGGTGGAGCTGACAGAACAAGGTCGATTTGGAGACACTTCTTTATCAACACTGTGGCCCtg ATATATGTTGTAGACTCTGCTGATAGGGAGAGAATTGGGTGGGCAAAGGAAAGGTTTCag GCCATCATCTCACATCCATACATGGTTAATGCTGTTATATTGGTCTTTGCAAACAAGCAAGACATA GAAGGAGCGATGACGCCGACTGAAGTTTGCGAGGGGTTAGGTCTCTATGAAGTCAAAGACAGAAAATGGCATATACAGGCGACTTGTGCTGTGAAGGGAGAGGGGTTGAATGAGGGGTTGGCCTGGTTGGCTTGCAAGTTGCAGGATAACAAAGCTGCTGCTAAAATTCCTTATGACCATCAGGCCGCAGTTGAATATGACAGACAAGATGGGAATGGATGGTAA